The following proteins are co-located in the Longimicrobium terrae genome:
- a CDS encoding S41 family peptidase produces the protein MKRTPPTPARTAADPRRRTAVRRSLVAALLLPTLVGGVALQAYSGQRGEQLFREVVARIAGQGIDSLSDAQVYEKAARGLLVQIGDPYAALFSPEQLEEFSRDALRNSYGGLGMQITTVRDTALVTRVFAGSPAQRAGVKAGDRIVTAAGNSVVGLPVEQVTGRLLGQPGTAIAVDFIRPGEGRIHQEFTRQRIRYPSVAYHTMVAPGIGYLPLESFNDTSGEEVAEAIVSLRKSGARAFVLDLRGNGGGSLQQAVRISNLFLRPGQEILRVDFRGAPDEVIQAENPPLLTDEPVVVLTDGGSASASEIVAGALQDHDRAVVIGTTSFGKGLVQDVFQLDGGWALKLTTGRWYTPSGRTIQRPRKLNEQGRLIEIDADSAGITRPEFRSDGGRVVFGGGGITPDVSVDPDSLAGADRALAVALGGNGARFNDALQELMVDRGPGLPRDFRSTPALRAELLSRLQTKGVRVDRAAWDAGSALIDRLIESRISGYVFGEDAAFLRGVGRDAQLQSALTVLRGARTQAEALARVPVRPVVAPAAAAPAAAGV, from the coding sequence ATGAAGCGCACGCCCCCCACTCCGGCCCGCACCGCGGCCGACCCGCGCCGCCGCACGGCGGTGCGCCGCTCCCTCGTCGCGGCGCTGCTGCTGCCCACGCTCGTGGGGGGGGTTGCGCTGCAGGCGTACAGCGGCCAGCGGGGCGAGCAGCTCTTTCGCGAGGTGGTCGCCCGCATCGCGGGGCAGGGGATTGATTCCCTGTCGGACGCGCAGGTGTACGAAAAGGCCGCGCGCGGGCTGCTGGTGCAGATCGGCGACCCCTACGCGGCCCTCTTTTCCCCCGAGCAGCTGGAGGAGTTTTCGCGCGACGCGCTGCGCAACTCCTACGGCGGTCTGGGAATGCAGATTACCACCGTGCGCGACACCGCGCTGGTGACGCGCGTCTTCGCCGGCTCGCCCGCGCAGCGCGCCGGGGTCAAGGCCGGCGACCGCATCGTGACGGCGGCCGGCAACTCCGTCGTCGGCCTGCCGGTGGAGCAGGTGACGGGTCGCCTGCTGGGCCAGCCCGGCACCGCCATCGCCGTGGACTTCATCCGTCCGGGCGAGGGCCGAATTCACCAGGAGTTCACGCGGCAGCGCATCCGCTATCCCTCCGTAGCCTACCACACCATGGTGGCGCCGGGAATCGGCTACCTGCCGCTGGAAAGCTTCAACGACACCTCCGGCGAAGAAGTGGCCGAGGCGATCGTTTCGCTGCGCAAGTCGGGCGCGCGCGCCTTTGTGCTGGACCTGCGCGGCAACGGCGGCGGCAGCCTGCAGCAGGCGGTGCGCATCAGCAACCTGTTCCTGCGCCCCGGCCAGGAGATTCTGCGCGTCGATTTCCGCGGCGCGCCGGACGAGGTGATCCAGGCAGAAAATCCGCCGCTGCTGACGGATGAGCCGGTGGTGGTGCTCACGGACGGCGGCAGTGCCTCCGCGTCGGAGATCGTGGCCGGCGCGCTTCAGGATCACGACCGCGCCGTCGTCATCGGCACCACGTCGTTCGGCAAGGGACTGGTGCAGGACGTGTTTCAGCTGGACGGCGGGTGGGCGCTCAAGCTCACCACGGGGCGCTGGTACACGCCCAGCGGCCGCACCATCCAGCGCCCGCGCAAGCTGAACGAGCAGGGGCGGCTGATTGAGATTGACGCGGACTCGGCCGGCATCACCCGCCCGGAGTTCCGCAGCGACGGCGGCCGCGTGGTGTTCGGCGGCGGCGGCATCACCCCCGACGTGTCGGTGGATCCGGATTCGCTGGCCGGCGCGGACCGCGCGCTGGCGGTGGCGCTGGGCGGCAACGGCGCCCGCTTCAACGATGCGCTGCAGGAGTTGATGGTGGACCGCGGCCCGGGCCTCCCCCGCGACTTCCGCTCCACCCCCGCGCTGCGGGCGGAGCTGCTGTCCCGGCTGCAGACCAAGGGCGTGCGGGTGGACCGCGCCGCCTGGGACGCCGGCTCGGCGCTGATCGACCGATTGATCGAGTCGCGCATTTCCGGCTACGTCTTTGGCGAGGACGCCGCGTTCCTGCGCGGCGTGGGGCGCGATGCCCAACTGCAGTCCGCGCTCACCGTGCTGCGCGGCGCGCGCACCCAGGCCGAGGCGCTGGCCCGCGTGCCCGTGCGCCCGGTGGTGGCGCCCGCGGCGGCGGCCCCGGCGGCCGCTGGCGTCTGA
- a CDS encoding SMP-30/gluconolactonase/LRE family protein, with the protein MIRMVLSALRFAGAALLLSVLPLAAQTDSATAAVAADSADAAADSSWREHVAAGDQARDAGDWGTWRYHLVRVREQIGYHPLVVLALARADTRLGRTEDALGWLRAYAAAGLTHDLAGDTTLAALRDTPGWSAVVERLAANARPVSAAQTAFIVPDSQFLPESVVFDARSSRFFLSSLRHGSILSWTADGGFREFAAGGGERTWSTLALAVDTLTRTLWATTAALPLYERYQAADSGKSAVLAYDLETGALRRRYDAPEEGRHTLGDMTVGPDGTVYVSDADGGTVYRITRGGEELEAWVGDEFASPQGLVAAADGRRVYVADYLRGIAVVDTSGEELAWLQTPDSITVAGIDGLVRAGNRLIAVQNGITPKRVVEFTLNTAGTAITGWRALEAGSPLLTEPTHAVVIGGEVFFIPDSGWDRLDEAGNVKPGMTLEPAHVLRVALPGR; encoded by the coding sequence ATGATCCGTATGGTACTTTCCGCGCTCCGTTTCGCGGGCGCCGCGCTGTTGCTCTCCGTTCTTCCCCTTGCCGCGCAGACGGATTCCGCCACCGCCGCCGTGGCCGCCGATTCCGCCGACGCCGCGGCCGACAGCAGCTGGCGCGAGCACGTGGCCGCCGGCGACCAGGCCCGCGACGCCGGCGACTGGGGCACGTGGCGCTACCACCTGGTGCGCGTGCGCGAGCAGATCGGCTATCACCCGCTCGTGGTGCTCGCCCTGGCGCGGGCGGACACGCGGCTGGGGCGCACGGAAGACGCGCTCGGCTGGCTGCGCGCCTACGCCGCCGCCGGCCTGACGCACGACCTCGCGGGCGACACCACGCTCGCCGCGCTCCGCGACACGCCGGGATGGAGTGCGGTGGTGGAGCGGCTGGCCGCCAACGCGCGCCCGGTGTCCGCGGCGCAGACTGCCTTTATCGTCCCGGACTCCCAGTTTCTGCCCGAGAGCGTGGTGTTTGACGCACGGAGCAGCCGCTTCTTCCTTTCCAGCCTGCGGCACGGGAGCATTCTCAGCTGGACGGCGGATGGCGGATTCCGCGAGTTCGCGGCCGGCGGGGGCGAACGCACGTGGTCCACGCTGGCGCTGGCGGTGGATACGCTGACGCGGACGCTGTGGGCCACCACCGCCGCGCTTCCGCTGTACGAGCGGTACCAGGCCGCGGACAGCGGAAAGTCCGCCGTGCTGGCGTACGATCTGGAGACGGGCGCGCTGCGCCGCCGCTACGACGCGCCGGAGGAAGGCCGCCACACGCTGGGCGACATGACCGTGGGCCCGGACGGCACCGTCTACGTGTCCGACGCGGACGGCGGCACCGTGTACCGCATTACGCGCGGCGGGGAGGAGCTGGAGGCGTGGGTGGGCGATGAGTTCGCGTCGCCGCAGGGGCTGGTTGCGGCGGCGGACGGCAGGCGCGTGTACGTGGCGGATTACCTGCGCGGCATCGCCGTGGTGGATACGTCCGGCGAGGAGCTGGCGTGGCTGCAGACGCCGGATTCCATCACCGTGGCGGGGATCGACGGACTGGTGCGCGCCGGGAACCGGCTGATCGCGGTGCAGAACGGCATCACCCCCAAGCGCGTGGTGGAGTTCACGCTCAACACGGCGGGCACCGCGATCACGGGATGGCGCGCGCTGGAGGCCGGCTCGCCGCTGCTGACCGAGCCGACGCACGCGGTGGTGATCGGCGGCGAGGTGTTCTTCATCCCGGACAGCGGGTGGGACCGGCTGGACGAGGCGGGGAACGTGAAGCCGGGGATGACTCTGGAGCCCGCCCACGTTCTGCGGGTGGCGCTGCCCGGGCGGTAG
- the nadA gene encoding quinolinate synthase NadA — translation MIQIADTLRTPLEYARLSREELAERIRRRKTELNAVILGHNYQRVEIQEVSDYLGDSLGLSQEAARTDADVIVFCGVHFMAETAKILSPDKTVLMPDLRAGCPMADFVTGDALRRLKQKYPDAVVVSYVNSTAEVKAESDICCTSANAVQVVNTIPADRTILFVPDRNLAKYSAEKSGRPYVIAGREGGAVQPGTIVAWDGYCYVHDDLVMDELAAAKKKHPRALVVIHPEARADLLAHADVVASTAAMVGIAEENDEVIFGTERGIVDRLKSRFPEKTLVPLSGAAICGNMKVNTLAKLAWCLDHGEYELVLDEEIRTRAELSLRRMLELNQGWVAPTAEEAALEEAGLRQPGCGCA, via the coding sequence ATGATCCAGATCGCCGACACCCTTCGCACGCCGCTGGAGTACGCACGCCTCTCCCGCGAGGAGTTGGCCGAGCGCATCCGGCGCCGCAAGACCGAGCTGAACGCCGTCATCCTGGGGCACAACTACCAGCGCGTGGAAATCCAGGAAGTCAGCGACTACCTGGGTGACTCGCTGGGGCTCTCGCAGGAGGCCGCGCGCACCGACGCCGACGTCATCGTCTTCTGCGGCGTGCACTTCATGGCCGAAACGGCCAAGATCCTGTCGCCAGACAAGACGGTGCTCATGCCGGACCTGCGCGCCGGCTGCCCCATGGCCGACTTCGTCACGGGCGACGCGCTGCGCCGGCTCAAGCAGAAGTACCCGGACGCGGTAGTTGTGTCCTACGTGAACTCCACCGCCGAGGTCAAGGCGGAGAGCGACATCTGCTGCACCAGCGCCAACGCGGTGCAGGTGGTGAACACGATTCCGGCGGACCGCACCATCCTGTTCGTGCCGGACCGCAACCTGGCCAAGTACTCCGCCGAAAAGTCGGGGCGCCCGTACGTGATCGCCGGGCGCGAGGGCGGGGCGGTGCAGCCGGGCACCATCGTGGCCTGGGACGGCTACTGCTACGTGCACGACGATCTGGTGATGGACGAACTGGCCGCCGCCAAGAAGAAGCATCCGCGCGCGCTGGTCGTCATCCACCCCGAGGCGCGGGCGGACCTGCTGGCCCACGCCGACGTGGTGGCCTCCACCGCGGCGATGGTGGGCATCGCCGAGGAGAACGACGAAGTGATCTTCGGCACCGAGCGCGGCATCGTGGACCGGCTGAAGTCGCGCTTTCCGGAAAAGACGCTGGTTCCCCTCAGTGGCGCCGCAATCTGCGGCAACATGAAGGTGAACACGCTGGCCAAGCTGGCCTGGTGCCTGGACCACGGCGAGTACGAGCTGGTGCTGGATGAGGAGATCCGCACCCGCGCCGAACTCTCGCTCCGCCGCATGCTGGAGCTGAACCAGGGCTGGGTGGCGCCCACGGCCGAAGAAGCCGCGCTTGAGGAAGCCGGCCTGCGCCAGCCCGGCTGCGGCTGCGCCTGA
- the erpA gene encoding iron-sulfur cluster insertion protein ErpA, with amino-acid sequence MQTNTIETEAPASPVLLTETAAVEVRRYIEEQGAAETAGLRVGVLPGGCSGFQYGLNIEDEAGEDDMILESAGIRLFVDPFSLQYLQGTEIDYVSTFQGSGFTFNNPNAAGGCGCGSSFTV; translated from the coding sequence ATGCAGACCAACACGATCGAAACCGAGGCTCCCGCGAGCCCGGTTCTTCTGACCGAGACCGCCGCCGTCGAGGTGCGCCGGTACATCGAAGAGCAGGGCGCCGCCGAGACGGCCGGCCTGCGCGTGGGCGTGCTTCCCGGCGGATGTTCCGGCTTTCAGTACGGCCTGAACATCGAGGATGAAGCCGGCGAGGACGACATGATCCTTGAATCGGCGGGCATTCGCCTGTTCGTGGACCCGTTCAGCCTGCAGTACCTGCAGGGCACGGAGATCGACTACGTGTCGACCTTCCAGGGCAGCGGATTCACCTTCAACAACCCCAACGCCGCCGGCGGCTGCGGCTGCGGAAGCTCGTTCACGGTCTGA
- a CDS encoding DMT family transporter: MDREAEAVADTPELHGEVAPAAAPGRFRMTPGMRYMAAGAFCFSLMSLLVKLAGARLPTQEVVMTRAIVTMILSIALLRRARVPPWGTRRGLLTLRGVFGFLALSCFYHSLTHLPIADATVIQYTNPVYAGLLAVPLLGERLRRREVLSVVFSMIGVLLVMRPAFLFGGSAHELPPVTVIIGLLGAMCSAAAYITVRKLGRTEHPAVIISYFSVISVIASVPVALPGWIWPTATEWLVLIGIGVTTQLGQTCLTHGLRMERAGTATATAYLQIVFAALWGVLFFSEVPDAGTLLGAAVIVGSTLALAPRGKPAGHTTVDAADQLATNHDKHRDRNEMRSAASD; this comes from the coding sequence ATGGACCGCGAGGCCGAAGCCGTCGCGGATACGCCCGAGCTGCACGGGGAAGTCGCGCCGGCCGCCGCCCCCGGCCGCTTTCGCATGACGCCGGGAATGCGGTACATGGCCGCGGGCGCGTTCTGCTTCAGCCTGATGAGCCTGCTGGTAAAGCTGGCCGGGGCGCGCCTGCCCACCCAGGAGGTGGTGATGACCCGCGCCATCGTCACCATGATCCTGAGCATCGCGCTGCTGCGCCGCGCCCGCGTTCCGCCGTGGGGCACCCGGCGCGGGCTGCTGACGCTCCGCGGCGTGTTCGGGTTTCTGGCGCTTTCCTGCTTCTACCACTCGCTCACGCACCTGCCCATCGCGGACGCCACGGTCATCCAGTACACCAACCCCGTGTACGCCGGACTGCTGGCGGTGCCGCTCCTGGGCGAGCGGCTGCGCCGGCGCGAGGTGCTGTCGGTGGTCTTCAGCATGATTGGGGTGCTGCTGGTGATGCGGCCGGCGTTTCTGTTCGGCGGATCCGCGCACGAGCTGCCGCCGGTGACGGTGATCATCGGGCTGCTGGGAGCGATGTGCAGCGCGGCCGCGTACATCACCGTTCGCAAGCTGGGGCGCACGGAGCACCCGGCCGTCATCATCTCGTACTTTTCGGTGATTTCCGTCATTGCGTCCGTTCCCGTGGCGCTGCCGGGATGGATCTGGCCGACGGCGACCGAGTGGCTGGTGCTGATCGGGATCGGCGTGACGACGCAGCTGGGGCAGACGTGTCTGACGCACGGGCTGCGGATGGAGCGCGCGGGGACGGCGACCGCAACAGCGTATCTGCAGATCGTGTTCGCCGCGCTGTGGGGCGTGCTCTTCTTTTCGGAGGTGCCGGACGCGGGGACGCTGCTGGGCGCGGCGGTGATCGTGGGGAGCACGCTGGCGCTGGCGCCGCGCGGAAAACCTGCCGGGCACACGACCGTCGACGCCGCCGACCAACTTGCGACGAACCACGACAAGCACCGGGATCGCAACGAGATGCGGAGCGCGGCCTCAGATTGA
- a CDS encoding fused MFS/spermidine synthase, whose translation MSTQQPAPAAGRFSIMPPPPPPVPPAVRVRSAAVVATFTASVFLSAFLLFLIQPMFGKMVLPLLGGSPAVWNTCMLFFQAALLGGYGYAHLTTRHLSARSQAILHLCLLACTLLLLPITVAGRAPQGGAAPIPWLLGTMLVTVGPPFFVLAGTGPMLQRWFAHSGHRHAADPYPLYAASNLGSMISLLAYPALMEPRMRLAGQSVTWGWGFGVLMLGIAGCTAWIWRTGRAPAPAAADSAPPAAVAGAPVTTRERAIWVFLAFVPSTYLLGLTTYITTDLSPVPLLWVLPLALYLLTFTLAFARRPFFPHEHMVRLQPVVLAVVVLLLLSGFVEDAIGAIPLHLGGLFITSLVCHGELARRRPAVSHLTEFYLWISVGGVLGGIFNVLVAPVIFNNVYEYSLALVLACLARPWPEALGWKKNLWAGLRAAGLALALLFLASQNGEVNTVLFAGLALLLVGLVTTGLGRTPVWLAACLGAVMLYSTAKAMREPGVLLEQRSFYGRFRILKAGGSRANPAGWHTMRHGSTLHGAQNLTPALRREPITYYLRRGPMGQMFAATEDRAGRRRVAVVGLGTGTLAAYARAGEDWTFYEIDPHVRDMATDRRYFSYYSDAPATKRVVLGDARLSLAQAAGKQYDMILLDAFSSDAIPVHLLTREAMTTYMQRLAPGGILGIHISNRYLNLEPVVAALARERGLAAVISTGPTGKRERYESIASWIAVARSENDLMVLHADSRWKPLDKRAIQPWTDDYSSLLSVFQP comes from the coding sequence GTGAGCACGCAGCAGCCCGCGCCCGCGGCCGGTCGCTTTTCCATCATGCCGCCCCCGCCGCCGCCCGTTCCCCCGGCCGTGCGGGTCCGCTCGGCGGCCGTCGTGGCGACGTTCACCGCGTCGGTGTTTCTCAGCGCGTTTCTGCTGTTCCTCATCCAGCCGATGTTCGGCAAGATGGTGCTTCCGCTGCTGGGCGGCTCGCCCGCGGTGTGGAACACCTGCATGCTCTTCTTTCAGGCCGCGCTGCTGGGCGGCTACGGCTACGCGCACCTCACCACCCGCCACCTGAGCGCGCGCTCGCAGGCCATTCTGCACCTGTGCCTGCTGGCCTGCACCCTCCTGCTTCTGCCCATCACCGTCGCCGGCCGCGCGCCGCAGGGCGGGGCCGCACCCATCCCCTGGCTGCTGGGGACGATGCTGGTGACGGTCGGCCCGCCCTTCTTCGTCCTCGCGGGCACGGGACCCATGCTGCAGCGCTGGTTCGCGCACAGCGGCCACCGGCACGCGGCGGATCCGTATCCGCTGTACGCCGCCAGCAACCTGGGCAGCATGATCTCGCTGCTGGCCTATCCCGCCCTCATGGAGCCGCGGATGAGGCTGGCGGGGCAGAGCGTGACGTGGGGATGGGGATTCGGCGTGCTGATGCTGGGGATCGCCGGGTGCACCGCGTGGATCTGGCGCACCGGCCGCGCGCCCGCGCCCGCCGCGGCGGACTCCGCGCCTCCGGCTGCGGTGGCGGGGGCGCCGGTGACCACGCGGGAGCGGGCCATCTGGGTGTTCCTGGCCTTCGTTCCGTCCACGTACCTGCTGGGACTGACGACGTACATCACCACGGACCTCAGCCCGGTGCCGCTGCTGTGGGTTCTGCCCCTCGCCCTGTATCTGCTGACCTTTACGCTGGCGTTCGCGCGGCGGCCCTTCTTTCCGCACGAGCACATGGTGCGGCTGCAGCCCGTGGTGCTGGCCGTCGTGGTCCTGCTGCTGCTGAGCGGCTTCGTGGAAGACGCGATCGGGGCCATTCCACTGCACCTGGGCGGGCTGTTCATCACCTCGCTGGTCTGCCACGGGGAACTGGCGCGGCGGCGGCCGGCGGTGAGCCACCTGACCGAGTTCTACCTGTGGATCAGCGTGGGCGGCGTGCTGGGCGGCATCTTCAACGTGCTGGTGGCACCCGTCATCTTCAACAACGTGTACGAGTACTCGCTGGCGCTGGTGCTGGCCTGCCTGGCGCGCCCGTGGCCGGAAGCGCTTGGATGGAAAAAGAACCTGTGGGCCGGGCTGCGCGCCGCGGGGCTGGCACTGGCGCTGCTTTTTCTGGCGTCGCAGAACGGCGAGGTCAATACCGTGCTGTTCGCGGGGCTGGCGTTGCTGCTGGTGGGGCTGGTCACCACGGGGCTGGGGCGCACGCCGGTGTGGCTGGCGGCATGCCTGGGCGCGGTGATGCTGTACAGCACCGCCAAGGCCATGCGCGAGCCCGGCGTGCTGCTGGAGCAACGGTCGTTCTACGGCCGGTTCCGCATCCTCAAGGCGGGGGGATCTCGCGCCAACCCGGCGGGATGGCACACCATGCGGCACGGCAGCACGCTGCACGGCGCGCAGAACCTGACGCCGGCGCTGCGGCGGGAGCCCATCACGTACTACCTGCGGCGCGGGCCCATGGGGCAGATGTTTGCCGCCACGGAGGACCGGGCGGGCAGGCGGCGCGTGGCGGTGGTGGGGCTGGGGACGGGAACGCTGGCGGCGTACGCCCGCGCGGGGGAAGACTGGACGTTCTACGAGATCGATCCGCACGTGCGCGACATGGCGACGGACCGGCGCTACTTCTCATACTACTCCGACGCGCCGGCCACCAAGCGCGTGGTGCTGGGAGATGCGCGCCTCTCGCTCGCGCAGGCGGCGGGTAAGCAGTACGACATGATCCTGCTGGACGCGTTCAGTTCCGACGCCATCCCCGTGCACCTGCTGACGCGCGAGGCGATGACGACGTACATGCAGCGGCTGGCGCCCGGCGGGATTCTGGGGATTCACATCAGCAACCGCTACCTGAACCTGGAGCCGGTAGTGGCGGCGCTGGCGCGGGAGCGCGGGCTGGCCGCGGTGATCAGCACCGGGCCCACGGGCAAGCGCGAGCGCTACGAATCCATCGCGTCGTGGATCGCGGTGGCGCGCTCGGAGAACGACCTGATGGTGCTGCACGCCGACTCCCGCTGGAAGCCGCTCGACAAACGCGCCATTCAGCCGTGGACGGACGACTATTCCAGCCTGCTCTCCGTCTTCCAGCCCTGA
- a CDS encoding PAS domain-containing sensor histidine kinase, with amino-acid sequence MDDPQTLQRSNAPAHAEPEGQSPEARERERAFRRAAKIRDAGGQAAGPPNGISGADLAHRAFAALADGVRDYAIFLMDADGVITFWGEGARLIKWWTREETHGSHLRLLYPDYGSQDGTAESHLKIAAETGEYTGEGERVRRDGSTFWGGITLTALRDGGGRLLGFAKVTRDLTARRAADAMLKAARDAAEEARRQAEEANRAKSLFLATMSHEIRTPINAVMGYADLLDMGLSGPLNDEQRDRLARIRSSNLHLLGIVDEVLDFSRLDAGRVTLSRRAGRLAPPIDAALDMVRMQAQAKGVLINDSVSGFASDLPYHGDEDRVRQILVVLLSNAVKFTPAGGRITVSAGTSVKPDPGAMLPGEGPWVYVRVEDTGQGIPPARLGAIFEPFEQADMALTRQHGGTGLGLTIAKRLARLMDGDLTVRSQPGAGSSFFVWLPAAPEDAVPSGLSGGGTVDSDGPALLRKVRDAIIVELERILYGYVARLRSDPATPSAHTLGAVELEDHLATFLSDLADTFRGLELEQAGESRHVRDGSAIQRTVAERHGTQRRRLGWSEDELRREFVILTEEVLAAVHRGVRDEKPELLDEAGAAVADFLDAARTVSLESWKQSG; translated from the coding sequence ATGGACGATCCGCAGACCCTGCAACGCAGTAACGCCCCCGCTCACGCGGAACCCGAGGGACAATCCCCGGAAGCCCGCGAACGCGAACGGGCCTTCCGCCGCGCCGCAAAGATTCGTGACGCGGGTGGCCAGGCGGCCGGTCCGCCGAACGGGATCTCGGGCGCGGACCTGGCGCACCGGGCGTTCGCCGCGCTGGCCGACGGCGTGCGCGACTACGCGATCTTTCTGATGGATGCGGACGGCGTCATCACCTTCTGGGGCGAGGGCGCGCGGCTGATCAAATGGTGGACGCGGGAAGAGACGCACGGCTCGCACCTCCGCCTTCTGTATCCGGACTACGGCTCGCAGGACGGCACCGCGGAGTCGCACCTGAAGATCGCCGCGGAAACTGGCGAGTATACGGGTGAGGGCGAGCGCGTCCGCCGCGACGGCTCCACCTTCTGGGGCGGCATCACCCTCACCGCCCTGCGCGACGGCGGGGGGCGGCTGCTGGGCTTTGCCAAGGTCACGCGCGACCTCACCGCCCGCCGCGCGGCGGACGCCATGCTCAAGGCCGCCCGCGACGCGGCGGAAGAGGCGCGCCGCCAGGCGGAAGAGGCGAACCGCGCCAAGAGCCTGTTCCTGGCCACCATGAGTCACGAGATCCGCACGCCCATCAACGCGGTCATGGGCTACGCGGACCTGCTGGACATGGGGCTTTCCGGCCCGCTGAACGACGAGCAGCGCGACCGCCTGGCCCGCATCCGCAGCAGCAACCTGCACCTGCTGGGCATCGTGGACGAGGTGCTGGACTTTTCCCGCCTGGACGCCGGCCGCGTCACGCTCAGCCGCCGGGCCGGGCGCCTGGCCCCGCCCATCGACGCGGCGCTGGACATGGTGCGCATGCAGGCGCAGGCCAAGGGGGTGCTCATCAACGACTCGGTGTCGGGCTTCGCGTCGGACCTGCCGTACCACGGCGACGAGGACCGCGTCCGGCAGATCCTCGTCGTCCTCCTCTCCAACGCGGTCAAGTTCACCCCGGCCGGCGGGCGCATCACCGTGAGCGCGGGCACGTCCGTAAAGCCGGACCCCGGCGCGATGCTTCCCGGCGAGGGGCCGTGGGTGTACGTGCGGGTGGAGGATACGGGGCAGGGCATTCCGCCCGCGCGGCTGGGCGCCATCTTCGAGCCGTTCGAGCAGGCGGACATGGCCCTTACCCGCCAGCACGGCGGCACGGGGCTGGGGCTGACCATCGCCAAGCGCCTGGCCCGGCTCATGGACGGCGACCTGACCGTCCGCAGCCAGCCGGGGGCGGGGAGTTCGTTCTTCGTCTGGCTCCCGGCGGCGCCGGAGGACGCGGTGCCGTCCGGGCTGAGCGGCGGCGGCACGGTGGATTCGGACGGGCCGGCGCTGCTGCGCAAGGTGCGCGACGCCATCATCGTGGAGCTGGAGCGCATCCTGTACGGCTACGTGGCCCGGCTGCGCAGCGACCCCGCCACGCCTTCCGCGCACACCCTGGGCGCGGTGGAGTTGGAGGACCACCTGGCCACCTTTCTTTCCGACCTGGCGGACACGTTCCGCGGGCTGGAACTGGAGCAGGCGGGCGAGTCGCGGCACGTGCGCGACGGCAGCGCCATCCAGCGCACGGTGGCGGAGCGGCACGGCACGCAGCGCCGCCGGCTGGGGTGGAGCGAGGACGAGCTCCGCCGCGAGTTCGTGATTCTCACCGAAGAGGTGCTGGCCGCCGTGCACCGCGGCGTGCGGGATGAAAAGCCGGAGCTGCTGGACGAGGCGGGCGCCGCGGTCGCCGACTTCCTGGACGCGGCGCGGACGGTCAGCCTGGAAAGCTGGAAGCAGTCCGGGTAA